The Syngnathus typhle isolate RoL2023-S1 ecotype Sweden linkage group LG3, RoL_Styp_1.0, whole genome shotgun sequence genome window below encodes:
- the LOC133151090 gene encoding multidrug and toxin extrusion protein 1-like — MVSVTGITVGSGLSLTCDTLIPQTFGSGNPTRVGLILQRGVLIIILACFPCWAVLIYTETFLLAVKQSHEVASLAQAYVNIVMASLPAAFMYQLLGRYLQNQGIIWPQVVTGVIGNILNAFINYVFLHLLQLGVPGSAGANLMSQYFLSITLLAYIWRKGLPNWEGWSRECLEEWGPFVKLAMPSMLMFCLEWWAFEVGGCLAGMISEVELGAQSAVYHLTLVPLVFPIGMATAASVNVGKALVAGNSVQAKLSCKVSIICTSAFALCVGLSLTLSGNAVGYIFTTDPNILKRTADVMVVFWVMHLAHAIATVSGGVFRGVGKQKVGAVSNLVGHYFIGFPIGVSLLFKTQLGVVGLWTGLTICVVLQAISFVTYLCRLDWRKAADDAQRKAGVRDNVEDTVEMVDCEPVVPAPSPRCESTGQAQRRAGVQDKVEATVEMVDCEPVVPAPSPRCESTGQAQRRAGVQDKVEATVEMPKPQPKPQPKPQPKPQPQPKPQPKPQPQPKPQPKPQPKPQPKPKPQPKPQPKPQPKPQPKPQPQPQPKPQPKPQPNASIFTTVEENRKYAKVTFTDFHDHQNGIT, encoded by the exons ATGGTTAGTGTGACTGGCATTACCGTTGGGAGTGGCTTGTCATTGACTTGTGACACCCTTATACCTCAG ACCTTTGGAAGTGGAAACCCGACGCGCGTGGGGCTGATCCTTCAGAGAGGGGTTCTGATTATCATTCTGGCGTGTTTCCCCTGCTGGGCTGTTCTCATCTATACTGAAACCTTTTTACTTGCCGTTAAACAGAGCCATGAGGTTGCCAG TCTGGCACAAGCGTATGTGAACATCGTCATGGCTTCTCTGCCA GCGGCATTTATGTACCAGCTGCTGGGAAGATATCTTCAGAACCAG gGAATTATTTGGCCTCAAGTCGTAACCGGTGTAATTGGAAACATTTTAAACGCATTCATCAATTATGTTTTCCTCCATCTTCTGCAACTGGGAGTTCC tgGGTCTGCCGGAGCAAATTTAATGTCACAGTATTTTCTTTCCATCACCCTACTGGCCTATATTTGGCGGAAGGGGTTACCCAATTGGGAAG GCTGGTCACGTGAGTGTCTCGAGGAGTGGGGACCCTTTGTCAAGCTGGCCATGCCAAGCATGCTCATGTTTTGCCTTGAGTGGTGGGCATTTGAAGTGGGAGGATGTCTTGCTGGCATGATTAGTGAAGTTGAGTTGGGAGCTCAATCTGCGGTCTATCACCTGACTCTTGTGCCTTTGGTG ttccccaTTGGAATGGCAACTGCAGCTAGTGTCAATGTAGGGAAGGCTCTTGTTGCAGGAAACAGTGTGCAAGCCAAGTTGTCTTGTAAAGTTTCCATCATCTGTACAT CTGCATTCGCCCTTTGTGTTGGACTTAGCCTTACACTATCCGGAAATGCAGTTGGCTACATTTTCACCACAGATCC aaacattttaaagaGGACTGCTGATGTCATGGTTGTTTTTTGGGTCATGCATCTTGCTCATGCTATTGCG ACTGTGAGTGGAGGTGTTTTTCgaggagttggaaaacaaaaggTCGGTGCTGTGTCCAACCTGGTTGGACACTACTTCATTGGCTTTCCAATAGGTGTGTCTTTATTGTTTAAGACACAATTGGGCGTTGTAG GACTTTGGACTGGTCTTACGATCTGTGTGGTACTGCAGGCCATTTCCTTCGTGACATATTTGTGCCGTCTTGATTGGAGAAAGGCTGCCGATGAT GCTCAAAGGAAAGCAGGTGTTCGGGACAATGTTGAAGACACTGTGGAAATGGTAGACTGCGAGCCAG tggttcctgctccttcacccagaTGTGAGAGTACTGGTCAGGCTCAAAGGAGAGCAGGTGTTCAGGACAAGGTTGAAGCCACTGTGGAAATGGTAGACTGCGAGCCAG tggttcctgctccttcacccagaTGTGAGAGTACTGGTCAGGCTCAAAGGAGAGCAGGTGTTCAGGACAAGGTTGAAGCCACTGTGGAAATG cccaagccacagcccaagccccAGCCCAAGCCCCAGCCCAAGCCCCAGCCCCAGCCCAAGCCCCAGCCCAAGCCCCAGCCCCAGCCCAAGCCCCAGCCCAAGCCCCAGCCCAAGCcccagcccaagcccaagccccagCCCAAGCCCCAGCCCAAGCCCCAGCCCAAGCCCCAGCCCAAGCCCCAGCCCCAGCCCCAGCCCAAGccccagcccaagccacagcccaa
- the LOC133151091 gene encoding multidrug and toxin extrusion protein 1-like, whose amino-acid sequence MVETSEEARQDSEANGASSRGMWLGGIRGFIPFPSSCCTELILLLKLAGPVTLSQLMIYLINIIGLVFCGHLGKTQLSAVSLATAMVSVTGITVGSGLSLTCDTLIPQTIGSGNPTRVGLILQRGVLIIILACFPCCAVLIYTETFLLAVKQSHEVASLAQAYVNIVMASLPAAFMYQLLGRYLQNQGIIWPQVVTGVIGNILNAFINYVFLHLLQLGVPGSAGANLMSQYFLSITLLAYIWRKGLPNWEGWSRECLEEWGPFVKLAMPSMLMFCLEWWAFEVGGCLAGMISEVELGAQSAVYHLTLVPLVFPIGMATAASVNVGKALVAGNSVQAKLSCKVSIICTSAFALCVGLSLTLSGNAVGYIFTTDPNILKRTADVMVVFWVMHLAHAIATVSGGVFRGVGKQKVGAVSNLVGHYFIGFPIGVSLLFKTQLGVVGLWTGLTICVVLQAISFVTYLCRLDWRKAADDAQRKAGVRDNVEDTVEMVDCEPVVPAPSPRCESTGQAQRRAGVQDKVEATVEMVDCEPVVPAPSPRCESTGQAQRRAGVQDKVEATVEMVDCEPDISNTKNLSKTTGQ is encoded by the exons ATGGTTGAGACTTCCGAAGAGGCTCGGCAAGATTCAGAGGCGAATGGAGCCTCTTCTCGCGGCATGTGGTTGGGAGGCATTAGAGGATTCATCCCGTTCCCGTCCAGTTGCTGCACCGAACTGATTCTCCTTTTGAAGCTGGCAGGACCTGTG ACCCTTTCCCAGTTGATGATCTACTTGATCAACATTATCGGCCTGGTGTTTTGCGGTCATCTCGGGAAAACACAACTTTCAGCTGTATCACTGGCAACTGCG ATGGTTAGTGTGACTGGCATTACCGTTGGGAGTGGCTTGTCATTGACTTGTGACACCCTTATACCTCAG ACCATTGGAAGTGGAAACCCGACGCGCGTGGGGCTGATCCTTCAGAGAGGGGTTCTGATTATCATTCTGGCGTGTTTCCCCTGCTGCGCTGTTCTCATCTATACTGAAACCTTTTTACTTGCCGTTAAACAGAGCCATGAGGTTGCCAG TCTGGCACAAGCGTATGTGAACATCGTCATGGCTTCTCTGCCA GCGGCATTTATGTACCAGCTGCTGGGAAGATATCTTCAGAACCAG gGAATTATTTGGCCTCAAGTCGTAACCGGTGTAATTGGAAACATTTTAAACGCATTCATCAATTATGTTTTCCTCCATCTTCTGCAACTGGGAGTTCC tgGGTCTGCCGGAGCAAATTTAATGTCACAGTATTTTCTTTCCATCACCCTACTGGCCTATATTTGGCGGAAGGGGTTACCCAATTGGGAAG GCTGGTCACGTGAGTGTCTCGAGGAGTGGGGACCCTTTGTCAAGCTGGCCATGCCAAGCATGCTCATGTTTTGCCTTGAGTGGTGGGCATTTGAAGTGGGAGGATGTCTTGCTGGCATGATTAGTGAAGTTGAGTTGGGAGCTCAATCTGCGGTCTATCACCTGACTCTTGTGCCTTTGGTG ttccccaTTGGAATGGCAACTGCAGCTAGTGTCAATGTAGGGAAGGCTCTTGTTGCAGGAAACAGTGTGCAAGCCAAGTTGTCTTGTAAAGTTTCCATCATCTGTACAT CTGCATTCGCCCTTTGTGTTGGACTTAGCCTTACACTATCCGGAAATGCAGTTGGCTACATTTTCACCACAGATCC aaacattttaaagaGGACTGCTGATGTCATGGTTGTTTTTTGGGTCATGCATCTTGCTCATGCTATTGCG ACTGTGAGTGGAGGTGTTTTTCgaggagttggaaaacaaaaggTCGGTGCTGTGTCCAACCTGGTTGGACACTACTTCATTGGCTTTCCAATAGGTGTGTCTTTATTGTTTAAGACACAATTGGGCGTTGTAG GACTTTGGACTGGTCTTACGATCTGTGTGGTACTGCAGGCCATTTCCTTCGTGACATATTTGTGCCGTCTTGATTGGAGAAAGGCTGCCGATGAT GCTCAAAGGAAAGCAGGTGTTCGGGACAATGTTGAAGACACTGTGGAAATGGTAGACTGCGAGCCAG tggttcctgctccttcacccagaTGTGAGAGTACTGGTCAGGCTCAAAGGAGAGCAGGTGTTCAGGACAAGGTTGAAGCCACTGTGGAAATGGTAGACTGCGAGCCAG tggttcctgctccttcacccagaTGTGAGAGTACTGGTCAGGCTCAAAGGAGAGCAGGTGTTCAGGACAAGGTTGAAGCCACTGTGGAAATGGTAGACTGCGAGCCAG atatCAGTAACACCAAAAACCTCAGTAAGACAACTGggcaataa